From Chloracidobacterium sp. N, the proteins below share one genomic window:
- a CDS encoding YafY family protein, which produces MNSKQRTHLRQLERLTWIHREIQAGRFPNTRRIAEHFGISRKTAQETIDFMRDRFQLPLKYCAQQRGFHYTEPVHSLPWMTLTEGEIAAILMAERLAQAYGGQAAAGITEALTKVIQTLTETVSVDLNHLMTLQSVEPLPTSPVDQTYLALFAKAIEQRRAVRMTYFTQSSGETKTRTVNPLRLHSAKAEWYVIAFDHLRQKVLDFHLGRVRAAELLDETFEPPTGFDIETYLNRGFGMIRGEDQTYEVVVEFDAYQARWIRQQSKVHKTAHYTDLPDGGLRVTMQVGALEGVRQWVLQYGARVRVIAPEQLRTMLRTEAEALLKLYA; this is translated from the coding sequence ATGAACTCCAAACAACGCACACACCTTCGCCAACTCGAACGTCTGACATGGATTCACCGTGAAATCCAGGCGGGCCGGTTTCCGAATACCAGGCGTATTGCCGAACACTTCGGTATTTCACGCAAGACAGCACAGGAAACCATAGATTTTATGCGCGACCGCTTCCAGTTGCCACTGAAGTACTGCGCGCAGCAGCGGGGATTTCACTACACCGAGCCGGTTCATTCGCTGCCGTGGATGACGCTGACGGAAGGCGAAATTGCAGCGATTCTCATGGCCGAGCGGCTGGCCCAGGCCTACGGCGGACAGGCCGCCGCTGGCATCACCGAGGCGCTCACCAAGGTCATACAGACGCTGACCGAAACGGTCTCCGTGGACCTGAACCACCTGATGACCCTGCAATCCGTTGAGCCATTGCCGACCAGCCCCGTTGATCAAACGTATCTCGCACTGTTTGCCAAGGCCATTGAGCAACGTCGCGCGGTACGGATGACCTATTTCACCCAGTCTTCGGGTGAGACCAAAACGCGCACGGTCAATCCTCTGCGCCTGCACAGCGCCAAAGCTGAGTGGTATGTCATCGCCTTCGACCACCTGCGTCAAAAAGTGCTCGACTTTCACCTGGGACGTGTCCGTGCGGCCGAACTGCTTGATGAAACCTTCGAGCCGCCGACCGGCTTTGACATCGAAACCTATCTGAACCGTGGCTTCGGGATGATTCGTGGAGAAGATCAGACCTACGAAGTCGTCGTGGAGTTTGACGCCTATCAGGCGCGCTGGATTCGTCAGCAAAGCAAGGTTCACAAAACGGCGCACTACACCGACCTGCCCGATGGCGGATTGCGGGTGACGATGCAGGTCGGGGCGCTGGAAGGCGTCCGGCAGTGGGTTTTGCAGTATGGCGCACGGGTGCGCGTCATTGCCCCGGAGCAGCTTCGCACCATGCTGCGTACGGAAGCCGAAGCTCTTTTGAAACTGTATGCCTGA
- a CDS encoding AsmA-like C-terminal region-containing protein yields MTAARGNAHAPSRRRRWPLLLGAVAAAAAGLLLLLFVAPRLIPSGWLIPRLEQLLSRALGTPVQVASAQATSFLPLTIVVENVTLGQQRPDARLTGTIRQGEFGIGWLNLFRRRPTFTHLHLVEADLQLPTSTAAGPSGQWRPSPAPAAPHPAAPHLAAPHLAASLSAPSHRVFHHLGLTLRLAADDTPTDTNAELFTIEQLTVQNSRLSWPDTPFRFERLNTEGRVQGREVTLRQTTADWLNGTLEASAVRLTFAPERLGFAITGRLTDIATETLASPPETAAVTGQGTFRLDIAGQYRYETRNFEGLSGSGDGDLRDGHFPRFRPGAIGRTLAPTALPMRLGNFDLGPVQERLLGTDSGLPSTSEGLSFRELVFRFALEGTTVRLDGLTCTLAEDRQIFGQGAISLAERPAQINFDLRFPLNFVTGRSASRLPFFGTLSERQMIPVRVTGTFERPVVEIISLSL; encoded by the coding sequence ATGACCGCTGCCAGAGGAAACGCCCACGCTCCGTCCCGGCGGCGCCGATGGCCGCTTTTGCTGGGAGCCGTAGCCGCGGCCGCAGCGGGACTGCTGTTGCTGCTTTTTGTCGCGCCCCGTCTCATCCCGTCCGGGTGGCTCATTCCCCGACTGGAGCAGCTTCTGAGCCGGGCGCTCGGCACGCCAGTTCAGGTGGCCAGCGCCCAGGCCACCTCATTTCTGCCGCTGACGATTGTCGTCGAAAATGTCACCCTGGGGCAGCAGCGCCCGGACGCCCGTCTGACGGGCACCATCCGGCAGGGCGAGTTTGGCATCGGCTGGCTCAACCTGTTCCGCCGCCGCCCGACCTTTACCCACCTGCACCTGGTCGAAGCGGACTTGCAGCTTCCAACCAGCACGGCTGCCGGGCCGTCCGGCCAGTGGCGGCCGTCCCCTGCGCCAGCCGCACCCCATCCAGCCGCCCCCCATCTGGCCGCGCCCCATCTGGCCGCAAGCCTGTCTGCGCCGTCACACCGGGTTTTCCATCACCTGGGACTGACGCTGCGCCTTGCCGCTGACGACACGCCGACTGACACCAATGCAGAGCTGTTCACCATCGAGCAGTTGACTGTTCAGAACAGCCGCCTGTCGTGGCCCGACACGCCCTTCCGGTTCGAGCGCCTGAACACCGAAGGACGTGTGCAGGGACGCGAGGTGACGCTGCGCCAGACCACAGCCGACTGGCTCAACGGGACACTCGAAGCCAGCGCCGTACGCCTGACCTTTGCCCCGGAACGGCTGGGCTTTGCCATCACCGGCCGCCTGACCGACATTGCAACCGAAACACTGGCTTCCCCCCCGGAAACGGCAGCCGTGACCGGTCAGGGGACGTTCCGGCTCGACATCGCGGGACAGTACCGCTACGAGACACGAAACTTCGAGGGACTGTCCGGCTCCGGCGATGGCGATCTGCGTGACGGACACTTCCCCCGCTTCCGGCCGGGAGCCATTGGACGTACGCTTGCGCCCACCGCGCTGCCCATGCGTCTGGGCAACTTCGACCTGGGCCCTGTGCAGGAACGCCTGCTGGGAACGGACTCCGGGCTGCCCTCAACCAGCGAAGGGCTGTCCTTCCGTGAACTCGTCTTCCGCTTTGCCCTGGAAGGCACCACGGTCAGGCTCGACGGACTCACCTGCACCCTCGCGGAAGACCGCCAGATTTTTGGACAGGGTGCGATTTCCCTGGCCGAGCGCCCGGCGCAGATTAACTTCGACCTGCGCTTCCCGCTGAACTTCGTTACGGGACGCAGCGCCAGCCGGCTCCCCTTCTTTGGAACATTGAGTGAGCGGCAGATGATTCCGGTCCGTGTCACCGGTACGTTCGAGCGGCCGGTCGTCGAAATCATCAGCCTTTCCCTGTAG
- a CDS encoding NAD-dependent epimerase/dehydratase family protein encodes MSIRCLVTGGAGFIGSHLVERLVRDGHRVRVVDNLITGFRHNLAAVAAEVEFIEGALEDPATAQQAVAGVEVIFHEAALPSVPRSVQDPFTSQRCGEVATLTLLAAAARAGSVRRVIYASSSSIYGDTPTLPKVETMPPRPLSPYAATKLAGEGYMAAYAALSGMDTLCLRYFNVFGPRQDPNNQYAGVIARFVQVMARGEPPTIYGDGTATRDFTPIANVVQANLLAMNAPGRFQGEVFNIACGRQISLQRLVQQLNALFGTDLNPIHAAPRPGDIAHSCADITKASRLLGYSPRVDFETGLRELVYQTPRL; translated from the coding sequence ATGAGCATCCGCTGTCTCGTCACCGGCGGCGCCGGCTTCATCGGCAGCCATCTGGTCGAACGGCTCGTCCGGGACGGCCATCGCGTCCGGGTCGTGGACAACCTCATCACCGGCTTTCGGCACAATCTGGCGGCTGTCGCGGCCGAGGTTGAGTTCATCGAAGGCGCGCTGGAAGACCCGGCAACGGCGCAGCAGGCTGTAGCCGGCGTGGAAGTCATTTTCCACGAGGCAGCGCTGCCCAGTGTGCCCCGCTCCGTCCAGGACCCGTTCACCTCCCAACGCTGCGGCGAAGTCGCCACCCTGACGCTGCTCGCTGCCGCAGCCCGGGCCGGCAGCGTCAGGCGCGTCATTTACGCCTCTTCATCGAGCATCTACGGCGACACACCAACTCTTCCCAAGGTGGAGACCATGCCGCCACGGCCGCTGAGTCCCTACGCGGCAACCAAGCTGGCCGGAGAAGGCTACATGGCCGCCTACGCGGCTTTGAGCGGCATGGATACGCTGTGCCTGCGGTACTTCAATGTCTTTGGGCCGCGCCAGGACCCAAACAATCAGTATGCCGGCGTCATCGCCCGGTTTGTGCAGGTCATGGCGCGCGGTGAACCGCCTACGATTTACGGCGACGGGACAGCCACGCGGGACTTCACCCCGATTGCCAACGTTGTGCAGGCCAACCTGCTGGCTATGAACGCTCCGGGGCGCTTCCAAGGCGAAGTGTTCAACATCGCCTGCGGACGGCAGATTTCCCTTCAGAGGCTTGTGCAGCAGCTCAATGCGCTGTTTGGGACCGACCTTAACCCTATCCACGCTGCACCACGGCCCGGCGACATCGCCCACTCCTGCGCCGACATCACCAAAGCCAGTCGTCTTCTTGGGTATTCACCCCGGGTGGACTTTGAAACCGGGCTGCGCGAACTGGTTTACCAGACACCCCGCCTTTAG
- a CDS encoding ferritin-like domain-containing protein, whose translation MLRLPTREAVLSELDALMQQGALLYQATANGNVRVLAGLLGPAYRGLIQKRGKREDTTALPVGYPANFDWRYERNQPEIRRLTEAAKTAQWNATTDLDWKRPVDPFHPDTVLLPEKFHPAYWLPLWSKLTEHERQVQLHALTSWLLSQFLHGEQGALYAAALTTTAVPWLDAKLYGGTQVMDESRHVEAFHTYLTTKLEKLYDINDNLYVVIDALMTDSRWDVKFLGMQIMIEGLALGAFTTLRQLSGEPLLRDMLKMVITDEARHVHFGVLALGEFYLREVSERERRDREDWAFEMAVLLRNRFLLHEIYDEHFAHRLRRAQWNRLVLHSDMMAMFRRTMFRRIIPNLKRIGLLSDRIRPHYAQLGLLAFEHERPATELTAADLLEDTV comes from the coding sequence ATGTTGCGTCTGCCTACGCGCGAGGCCGTCCTGTCTGAGCTGGATGCGCTCATGCAACAGGGCGCTTTACTGTACCAGGCTACGGCCAATGGCAATGTTCGGGTACTGGCGGGGCTGCTCGGCCCGGCCTACCGTGGTCTGATTCAAAAACGCGGCAAACGGGAAGACACCACGGCGTTGCCGGTGGGGTATCCGGCCAACTTCGACTGGCGTTACGAACGCAATCAGCCCGAAATTCGTCGCCTGACCGAAGCTGCCAAAACCGCCCAGTGGAATGCCACCACCGATCTGGACTGGAAGCGTCCTGTCGATCCGTTTCATCCCGACACGGTGCTGCTGCCGGAGAAGTTTCACCCGGCCTACTGGCTTCCGCTCTGGTCAAAGCTGACCGAACATGAGCGCCAGGTGCAGCTCCACGCGCTGACAAGCTGGCTGCTCAGCCAGTTTCTGCACGGCGAACAGGGGGCGCTCTACGCGGCGGCGCTGACCACCACGGCCGTGCCGTGGCTCGATGCCAAGCTCTACGGCGGCACGCAGGTGATGGATGAAAGCCGTCACGTCGAGGCGTTTCACACCTATCTGACGACGAAGCTGGAAAAGCTCTACGACATCAACGACAACCTCTACGTCGTCATTGACGCCCTGATGACGGATTCGCGCTGGGACGTGAAGTTCCTGGGGATGCAAATCATGATCGAGGGGCTGGCCCTGGGGGCTTTCACCACGTTGCGCCAGTTGTCGGGCGAGCCGCTGCTACGCGACATGCTCAAAATGGTCATCACGGATGAAGCCCGCCACGTCCACTTCGGGGTGCTGGCGCTGGGCGAGTTCTACCTTCGGGAGGTCAGTGAACGTGAGCGCCGGGACCGTGAAGACTGGGCGTTTGAAATGGCCGTGCTGCTGCGCAACCGGTTCCTTCTGCACGAAATCTACGATGAGCACTTTGCCCATCGCCTGCGCCGTGCGCAGTGGAACCGGCTGGTGCTCCACTCGGACATGATGGCCATGTTCCGGCGGACGATGTTTCGCCGCATCATTCCCAATCTCAAACGGATTGGGCTGCTCAGCGACCGCATTCGTCCGCACTACGCACAACTGGGACTGCTGGCCTTTGAGCACGAACGTCCGGCGACGGAACTCACGGCCGCCGACCTTCTGGAAGACACCGTGTGA
- the cas6 gene encoding type I-MYXAN CRISPR-associated protein Cas6/Cmx6: protein MTDSPIVEMRFYLSGERLPVDHGYLLYAALSHLLPWLHDDTAVRMAPIRGLYANGNNLLLQDWSRLVIRTPADRLAGFLALAGRTLDVGGCRLRLGVPSIHTLRPASTLYAHLVTTRNGQDEARFDVEIARQLAVLGINGQVARGARRTFTVHGRHLVGYALSISGLDPEASVTLQAAGLGGRRKMGCGFFVPRKEGQP from the coding sequence ATGACCGACAGCCCCATCGTTGAAATGCGTTTTTACCTGTCCGGCGAACGCCTGCCGGTGGATCACGGCTACCTGCTCTATGCCGCCCTGTCCCATCTTCTGCCGTGGCTTCACGATGATACCGCCGTCCGGATGGCACCCATCCGGGGACTCTATGCCAACGGCAACAACCTGCTGCTCCAGGACTGGAGTCGGCTGGTGATACGTACCCCGGCCGACCGACTCGCCGGTTTTCTGGCGTTGGCCGGGCGGACGCTCGACGTGGGCGGCTGCCGTCTGCGCCTCGGTGTGCCCAGCATCCACACACTCCGGCCGGCATCCACGCTCTATGCCCATCTGGTGACGACCAGAAATGGGCAGGATGAAGCCCGCTTTGATGTCGAAATTGCTCGGCAGCTTGCGGTACTCGGCATCAACGGACAGGTTGCACGTGGCGCCCGCCGTACGTTCACGGTTCACGGACGGCATCTCGTCGGCTATGCCCTGTCCATTTCGGGTCTTGACCCGGAGGCTTCGGTGACGTTGCAGGCGGCCGGCCTCGGCGGTCGCCGCAAGATGGGCTGTGGCTTTTTTGTTCCGCGAAAGGAGGGACAGCCGTGA
- the trpD gene encoding anthranilate phosphoribosyltransferase, with protein MMDETLANHLAALLAGRLSEAETDALLASLTPDTATFEQFTTLIAAVRATACPLPELAEPVFDCCGTGGSGRPHFNVSTTVAFVLAAGGVRVVKFGNRAATSTSGSFDLLEQLGVPVEYPPERLPRLLAATNLAFLYAPQCYPALKAVAAARRRFGRPTLFNYIGPLLHPLHPGRRVMGVSHPRMQAFIAQWLATDPRTHRAVVVRGHENRDELTPVGTSVMYEVTPWRIDKRPWTPPDLPCDVEAQPYTPEANLRQFRDIVTGRDTVSADYHSVRLNAGLGFVAAGRTETLADGAACAAELLAGGEVQRQVATFLAHVHR; from the coding sequence ATGATGGATGAGACCCTGGCCAACCATCTGGCCGCGCTGCTTGCCGGCCGCCTGAGTGAAGCGGAAACCGATGCGCTGCTGGCATCGTTGACGCCCGATACCGCAACGTTCGAGCAATTCACCACGCTCATTGCAGCCGTCCGCGCCACGGCCTGCCCACTGCCGGAGCTGGCTGAGCCGGTCTTTGACTGCTGCGGCACGGGCGGCAGCGGTCGGCCGCACTTCAATGTCTCAACCACGGTGGCTTTCGTCTTGGCGGCCGGGGGCGTGCGCGTGGTCAAGTTCGGCAACCGCGCTGCCACCAGTACGAGCGGGAGCTTTGACCTGCTCGAACAGCTCGGCGTCCCGGTCGAGTATCCGCCGGAGCGGCTTCCGCGCCTGCTCGCTGCCACCAACCTGGCGTTTCTCTACGCACCTCAGTGTTACCCGGCGCTCAAGGCTGTGGCGGCGGCGCGGCGGCGGTTCGGGCGTCCGACCCTTTTCAACTACATCGGCCCGCTGCTGCATCCCCTGCATCCCGGCCGGCGCGTCATGGGGGTGTCGCACCCACGCATGCAGGCGTTCATTGCCCAGTGGCTAGCGACCGACCCACGAACACACCGGGCGGTCGTGGTGCGCGGCCACGAAAACCGGGACGAACTGACGCCGGTCGGGACTTCCGTCATGTATGAGGTAACACCTTGGCGGATTGACAAGCGACCCTGGACACCGCCCGACCTGCCGTGCGATGTGGAAGCTCAGCCCTACACACCAGAGGCCAATCTGCGGCAGTTCCGGGACATCGTGACGGGACGGGATACCGTTTCGGCCGATTACCACAGCGTACGGCTCAATGCCGGTCTTGGGTTTGTGGCCGCCGGACGGACGGAAACGCTGGCTGACGGTGCCGCCTGCGCGGCCGAACTTCTCGCCGGCGGAGAGGTTCAGCGCCAGGTGGCAACCTTTTTGGCGCACGTGCACAGGTGA
- a CDS encoding class I SAM-dependent methyltransferase produces MRHPLHLPPDAFRRWDETPDARFYSLPRFVTHIDAGAIAAVTQLYREYFPSGGDILDVCSSWVSHLPEEVTYRQVTGIGMNAAELAANPRLTAWFVHDLNTNPVLPLADASFDAAGLCVSIDYLTDPVAVLRDIGRVLRPGGPLVVTFSNRCFPTKAIAIWLMLDDAGRCRLVENFFQAAGVWDNIHTLDRSPGTGDPLYAVIGRRR; encoded by the coding sequence ATGCGTCATCCCCTGCACCTGCCACCTGATGCCTTCCGACGCTGGGACGAAACGCCGGACGCCCGGTTCTACAGCCTGCCGCGCTTCGTCACCCACATTGACGCCGGAGCCATCGCTGCTGTCACGCAGCTTTACCGTGAGTATTTTCCTTCCGGCGGCGACATCCTCGATGTCTGTTCAAGCTGGGTCAGCCACCTGCCGGAAGAAGTAACCTATCGCCAGGTCACCGGCATTGGGATGAATGCCGCCGAGCTGGCCGCCAATCCCCGGCTGACGGCTTGGTTCGTTCACGATCTGAATACCAACCCGGTCCTGCCCCTCGCCGACGCCAGTTTCGATGCCGCCGGTCTGTGCGTTTCCATTGACTATCTCACCGATCCGGTGGCCGTACTGCGCGACATCGGGCGGGTCCTGCGTCCGGGCGGGCCGCTGGTCGTCACCTTTTCCAACCGCTGTTTTCCCACCAAGGCGATTGCCATCTGGCTGATGCTCGACGATGCCGGGCGCTGTCGGCTGGTCGAGAATTTCTTTCAGGCGGCTGGCGTCTGGGACAACATTCACACCCTTGACCGCAGCCCCGGCACTGGTGATCCCCTCTATGCTGTCATCGGGAGGCGGCGATGA
- a CDS encoding SaoD/DsrE family protein, whose translation MKVAYVFATDMASTFKLATMILPQLEDGEHGAQVVGMMFFDDNLFCLRQGDPVGERLARLAKEQGILLMVCDQCAVRRNLAEGNFEQCGKGQVKAKGLVEGVVAGCFPQLYAALAGNPPDYVITL comes from the coding sequence ATGAAAGTTGCCTACGTCTTTGCCACCGACATGGCCAGCACCTTCAAACTGGCGACGATGATCCTGCCGCAGCTCGAAGACGGAGAACACGGCGCACAGGTCGTCGGAATGATGTTTTTTGATGACAACTTGTTCTGCCTCCGGCAGGGTGACCCTGTGGGTGAGCGGCTGGCGCGCCTCGCCAAGGAACAGGGCATCCTGCTGATGGTGTGTGACCAGTGCGCGGTGCGCCGCAACCTGGCTGAAGGCAACTTCGAGCAGTGCGGCAAGGGACAGGTCAAAGCCAAGGGGCTGGTTGAAGGCGTCGTAGCCGGGTGTTTTCCGCAGCTCTATGCGGCTTTGGCCGGAAATCCACCCGACTACGTCATCACGCTGTAA